One Oryza sativa Japonica Group chromosome 8, ASM3414082v1 DNA window includes the following coding sequences:
- the LOC4344670 gene encoding monodehydroascorbate reductase (NADH) 5, chloroplastic isoform 3 (isoform 3 is encoded by transcript variant 3), whose product MASTAAAASSQGCISWALRQRGLGGGGARAVPVLPRRRFCVSAAAGAGFDNENREYVIVGGGNAAGYAARTFVEHGMADGRLCIVSKEAYPPYERPALTKGYLFPPDKKPARLPGFHTCVGSGGQRQTAEWYKENGIEVLYEDPVVAFDGKTHTLKTSSGKILKYGSLIISTGCEASRLPAKIGGNLPGVHYIRDVADADSLVSSLGKAKKIVVIGGGYIGMEVAAAACGWNLDTTIIFPEDHIMPRLFTPSLAKKYEELYQQNGVKFIKGALIDKLEAGSDGRVSSAVLEDGSVVEADTVIVGIGARPVIGPFEAVGVNTKVGGIEVDSLFRTSIPGIFAIGDVAAFPLKMYDRMTRVEHVDHARKSAHHCVEALLTSHTKPYDYLPYFYSRVFEYEGSSRKIWWQFYGDNVGETIEVGSFEPKIATFWIDSDSRLKGVFLESGSSEEFSLLPQLAKSQPVVDKAKLKSATSVEDALEIARSSLHSGSSV is encoded by the exons atggcttccacggccgcggcggcgtcgtcgcagGGGTGCATCTCGTGGGCGCTGCGGCAGCGTGggcttggtggtggtggtgcgcggGCTGTCCCGGTGCTTCCCCGCCGGAGATTCTGCGtctccgcggcggcgggtgcggggTTCGACAACGAGAATCGCGA GTATGTGATCGTGGGTGGAGGCAACGCGGCCGGTTACGCGGCGAGGACGTTCGTCGAGCACGGCATGGCTGATGGCCGCCTTTGCATCGTCTCCAAGGAG GCGTATCCGCCATATGAGCGACCAGCACTGACAAAGGGCTATCTTTTCCCTCCAGACAAGAAGCCTGCTCGTCTACCT GGCTTTCATACCTGTGTTGGATCAGGTGGGCAGAGGCAGACTGCTGAATGGTACAAGGAGAACGGCATAGAG GTATTGTATGAGGATCCAGTTGTAGCGTTTGATGGCAAAACACATACCTTAAAAACTTCATCAGGGAAAATTCTGAAGTATGGGTCACTTATTATTTCTACTGGCTGTGAAGCTTCAAG GTTACCTGCTAAGATTGGAGGAAATTTGCCTGGAGTTCACTATATACGTGATGTTGCTGATGCGGATTCTCTAGTATCTTCATTG GGAAAAGCAAAGAAAATTGTTGTTATTGGTGGGGGCTATATTGGCATGgaggtagcagcagcagcttgtgGCTGGAATCTCGACACAACT ATTATATTCCCAGAGGACCACATTATGCCAAGACTCTTTACACCTTCCCTTGCTAAGAAGTATGAGGAACTGTATCAGCAAAATGGTGTCAAATTCATTAAG GGAGCTCTTATTGATAAACTTGAAGCTGGCTCTGATGGTAGGGTGTCATCTGCAGTACTTGAAGATGGATCTGTAGTTGAAGCTGATACA GTTATTGTTGGTATAGGAGCAAGACCAGTTATTGGCCCATTTGAAGCTGTTGGGGTCAACACTAAAGTTGGTGGAATAGAG GTTGATTCCTTGTTTAGAACTAGTATACCTGGTATCTTTGCTATTGGAGATGTAGCAGCTTTTCCCCTCAAG ATGTATGATAGAATGACTCGAGTTGAGCATGTGGATCATGCTCGGAAGTCTGCACACCACTGTGTTGAAGCACTCCTAACATCACACACAAAGCC GTATGACTACCTTCCATATTTCTATTCAAGAGTTTTTGAGTACGAAGGAAGTTCAAGGAAAATTTGGTGGCAATTTTACGGTGATAATG TTGGCGAAACAATTGAAGTGGGAAGCTTTGAACCAAAGATTGCTACCTTCTGGATTGACTCTG ATAGTCGACTGAAGGGTGTTTTCCTTGAGAGTGGTAGCTCAGAG GAATTTTCGCTTCTTCCTCAACTCGCTAAGTCTCAGCCCGTTGTAGACAAAGCTAAGCTCAAAAGTGCAACCTCTGTCGAGGATGCCTTAGAGATCGCAAGAAGCTCTCTCCACTCTGGTTCTTCTGTTTAG
- the LOC4344667 gene encoding uncharacterized protein — MSGGGGGRKAAVTGGEEAEVEALLRAAQDAVMLKLQANSHLVSSSSSATAPNLPPSLDHPAAAAAADPLDADLARRFDALRSHRPPDPKPKQPDAPSAAAAGGMDELEARFAALKGAAGPEKETRVRLEDLGGESDEDEDDEVDKVMRWAMDAARLDVATAGAGKAKSTKKDDDEEEEEKDQTSSSVSSEDEEEEEEEKLEKERERKRKEMMSKNKSKTKWFSLF, encoded by the coding sequence atgagcggcggcggcggcggccggaaggCGGCCGTCACCGGCGGCGAAGAGGCGGAGGTGGAAGCGCTCCTCCGCGCGGCGCAGGACGCGGTGATGCTCAAGCTGCAGGCGAACTCCCACCTCgtctcctcgtcgtcctcggccACCGCTCCGAATCTTCCTCCCTCGCTcgaccaccccgccgccgccgccgccgcagatccCCTCGACGCCGACCTCGCCCGCCGCTTCGACGCGCTCAGGTCTCACCGCCCGCCGGATCCGAAGCCGAAGCAACCCGATGCTccctccgccgcagccgccggcggGATGGACGAGCTGGAGGCGCGTTTCGCAGCGCTGAAGGGGGCGGCGGGGCCGGAGAAGGAGACGAGGGTGAGGCTGGAGGATCTGGGCGGGGAGtcggacgaggacgaggacgacgaggtggACAAGGTGATGCGGTGGGCGATGGACGCCGCGCGGCTCGACGTCGCCACGGCCGGCGCCGGCAAGGCGAAATCCACCAAGAAggatgacgacgaggaggaggaagagaaggatcAGACGAGCAGCAGCGTCAGtagcgaggacgaggaggaggaagaagaagaaaaacttgagaaggagagggagaggaagaggaaggagatgatGAGCAAGAACAAGTCTAAAACCAAGTGGTTCTCCCTCTTTTGA
- the LOC4344666 gene encoding uncharacterized protein, whose translation MASTKVQRIMTQPINLIFRFLQSKARIQIWLFEQKDLRIEGRIIGFDEYMNLVLDDAEEINVKKDTRKSLGRILLKGDNITLMMNTGK comes from the exons atGGCGTCCACCAAGGTCCAGCGTATCATGACCCAGCCCATC AACCTCATCTTCCGGTTCCTCCAGAGC AAAGCGCGCATCCAGATCTGGCTGTTCGAGCAGAAGGATCTCCGGATTGAGGGCCGGATCATT GGCTTTGATGAGTACATGAATTTGGTCCTTGATGATGCTGAGGAAATCAACGTTAAGAAGGATACTAGGAAATCATTGG GTAGGATACTATTGAAAGGCGATAacataactctgatgatgaacaC TGGGAAGTGA
- the LOC4344668 gene encoding uncharacterized protein At1g01500, producing MDHHPPPPSPPRDSGGSLEVRLFYVRLSPRGPTPPPRLALALRSSRGGDEEEAPTPLSLPLRLDRRDPASGEATYVSTASARLPPPSAAFEVADHRGAALLRGSLRRCPDAKPDSSPAWAIDCIPAAGAEAETSAFEVYVAGCCAGEPAVLTCALRLATPEEQKAAGGLVRRRSPTSNAAGDEDVNGSIQHPEGWYSDDDDGQLTWFNAGVRVGVGIGLGVCVGVGIGVGLLMSSYQATARSLKRRFF from the exons atggaccaccacccgccgccgccgtcgccgccgcgggacTCCGGCGGCAGCCTCGAGGTGCGCCTCTTCTACGTCCGCCTCTCGCCGCGGGGGCCCACCCCACCGCCCCGCCTCGCGCTCGCGCTGCgcagcagccgcggcggcgacgaggaggaggccccGACGCCCCTTTCCCTCCCGCTCCGCCTCGATCGCCGGGACCCGGCCTCCGGCGAGGCCACCTACGTGTCCACCGCGTCCGCCCGCCTCCCCCCACCCTCCGCGGCCTTCGAGGTCGCCGACCACCGCGGCGCCGCGCTGCTCCGCGGCTCTCTTCGGCGGTGCCCTGATGCCAAGCCCGATTCCTCCCCCGCCTGGGCAATCGACTGCATCCCCGccgcgggggcggaggcggagacctCCGCGTTCGAGGTCTACGTCGCCGGATGCTGCGCCGGCGAGCCCGCCGTCCTCACGTGCGCTCTTCGGCTAGCCACCCCCGAAGAACAGAAAGCTGCCGGCGGGTTGGTCCGCCGCCGATCGCCGACTTCGAAC GCTGCTGGTGATGAAGATGTCAATGGAAGTATACAGCATCCAGAAGGTTGGTACTCCGACGATGATGACGGGCAACTCACATGGTTCAATGCTGGTGTTAGAGTTGGTGTTGGGATTGGCCTGGGAGTTTGTGTGGGTGTTGGTATAGGTGTTGGCCTCCTCATGAGCTCATACCAAGCAACAGCCAGAAGCCTGAAGAGGCGATTCTTCTAA
- the LOC4344669 gene encoding uncharacterized LOC4344669 yields the protein MTGAAAWPVCTICYEDLRPLSDQHLHCLPACGHVFHALCLEQWLEYCPGGKKKLTCPICKQPCGAAHPPTRLFFQSTGACPTQTASSSPSRHEPTDGGADRDELAAEVARLEQKAASLGRVLDEQRDGIQKLNAEVAMWREKAAEAEVMKESVRREKECVQHLLNAKTEELSRKSSECGRLQEKGLSLAKELAALKLSTDMNLQEEEILKLASLGNHGNAANAVDVLTRSLALRNKSYKELMIQCNVLGRSESRSQQRFEKAKELIKKLKARVQDLEKEQEEKENGVIRDLRSAKKFKADQTNSGNTTVNNGFSGLAAGCGDYPMKLDEVVQDPCDKPGPSPEAKNDLNIKDKMDDKHADVIDLDADDSVFQHEHKKGLSAKPFGNDGNDLDFKSRSSLQEHYRKESITCKTYVAEENSFLKPSMVTERSALQESFTTNKLQSFQETPVLRSMKATTSTWEKETLTIDGISKQATRMAPGTGPQQVHNFNSLSDDFQIPIRNLGGEGTGKSVGKWCKGVATPGSLNTNANKRNLIAVGPDGRGGKVKILRDLGKFQDSKTQALWPKAQKVGSRGGQSQIDHFFGKR from the exons atgaccggcgccgccgcatggCCGGTCTGCACCATCTGCTACGAGGACCTCCGCCCGCTCTCCGACCAGCACCTCCACTGCCTCCCCGCCTGCGGCCACGTCTTCCACGCCCTCTG TTTGGAGCAATGGCTGGAGTACTGCCCGGGCGGGAAGAAGAAGCTCACCTGCCCCATCTGCAAGCAGCCATGCGGCGCCGCCCACCCACCGACCCGCCTCTTCTTCCAATCCACCGGCGCGTGCCCCACGCagaccgcctcctcctccccctcgcggCACGAGCCCACCGATGGCGGCGCCGACCGGGATGAGCTCGCCGCCGAGGTCGCGCGGCTGGAGCAGAAGGCCGCCTCCCTCGGCAGGGTGCTCGACGAGCAGCGCGACGGGATCCAGAAGCTCAACGCCGAG GTTGCTATGTGGAGGGAGAaggcggccgaggcggaggtGATGAAGGAATCGGTCAGGAGGGAGAAAGAATGTGTTCAGCATCTGCTCAATGCGAAAACAGAG GAATTGTCAAGGAAGTCATCAGAATGTGGCAGGTTGCAGGAGAAGGGCCTCTCATTGGCGAAGGAACTTGCAGCATTGAAGCT GTCGACAGATATGAACCTTCAGGAGGAAGAGATCCTTAAGTTGGCATCACTTGGTAACCATGGAAATGCTGCGAATGCGGTTGATGTTTTGACGAGATCTCTTGCTCTTCGGAACAA GAGCTACAAAGAATTGATGATCCAATGCAATGTTCTGGGAAGATCAGAATCTCGTTCCCAGCAGAGGTTTGAGAAGGCAAAAGAACTCATTAAGAAGTTAAAG GCAAGAGTACAAGACCTTGAGAAggaacaagaagaaaaagaaaatggtgTGATTAGGGACCTGAGGTCTGCAAAGAAATTTAAAGCTGACCAGACAAATTCAGGAAATACCACAGTTAATAATGGTTTCTCGGGTCTTGCTGCTGGATGTGGAGATTATCCGATGAAGCTCGATGAAGTGGTGCAGGATCCATGCGACAAGCCTGGGCCATCACCTGAAGCTAAAAATGACCTGAATATAAAAGACAAAATGGACGACAAGCATGCGGATGTGATTGACTTAGATGCTGATGATTCTGTCTTCCAACATGAACACAAGAAAGGACTTTCTGCCAAACCATTTGGGAACGATGGTAACGATTTGGATTTCAAAAGTCGGTCTAGTCTTCAAGAACATTATAGGAAGGAATCCATAACATGCAAGACATATGTAGCAGAGGAAAATTCCTTTCTAAAACCTTCCATGGTAACTGAAAGATCAGCACTTCAGGAGAGCTTTACCACAAACAAACTTCAAAGCTTTCAAGAAACTCCTGTTCTAAGAAGTATGAAAGCTACAACTTCGACATGGGAGAAAGAAACACTGACGATTGATGGCATCTCTAAACAAGCTACTAGAATGGCTCCTGGCACTGGACCCCAGCAGGTTCACAATTTCAATTCTCTTTCAG ATGACTTCCAAATACCAATTAGAAATCTTGGTGGAGAGGGAACAGGAAAAAGCGTCGGCAAATGGTGCAAGGGCGTAGCTACCCCTGGATCTCTCAACACAAATGCAAATAAAAGGAATCTGATCGCCGTAGGGCCAGACGGACGTGGGGGAAAGGTCAAAATTTTGAGAGATCTTGGCAAATTCCAA GATAGCAAGACTCAAGCACTATGGCCTAAGGCACAGAAGGTTGGAAGCAGAGGTGGGCAATCTCAGATAGATCATTTCTTTGGGAAGAGATGA
- the LOC4344670 gene encoding monodehydroascorbate reductase (NADH) 5, chloroplastic isoform 2 (isoform 2 is encoded by transcript variant 2), with amino-acid sequence MTSEVAVALRRKAAEMASTAAAASSQGCISWALRQRGLGGGGARAVPVLPRRRFCVSAAAGAGFDNENREYVIVGGGNAAGYAARTFVEHGMADGRLCIVSKEAYPPYERPALTKGYLFPPDKKPARLPGFHTCVGSGGQRQTAEWYKENGIEVLYEDPVVAFDGKTHTLKTSSGKILKYGSLIISTGCEASRLPAKIGGNLPGVHYIRDVADADSLVSSLGKAKKIVVIGGGYIGMEVAAAACGWNLDTTIIFPEDHIMPRLFTPSLAKKYEELYQQNGVKFIKGALIDKLEAGSDGRVSSAVLEDGSVVEADTVIVGIGARPVIGPFEAVGVNTKVGGIEVDSLFRTSIPGIFAIGDVAAFPLKMYDRMTRVEHVDHARKSAHHCVEALLTSHTKPYDYLPYFYSRVFEYEGSSRKIWWQFYGDNVGETIEVGSFEPKIATFWIDSDSRLKGVFLESGSSEEFSLLPQLAKSQPVVDKAKLKSATSVEDALEIARSSLHSGSSV; translated from the exons ATGACCTCAg AGGTGGCCGTAGCTCtccggcggaaggcggcggagatggcttccacggccgcggcggcgtcgtcgcagGGGTGCATCTCGTGGGCGCTGCGGCAGCGTGggcttggtggtggtggtgcgcggGCTGTCCCGGTGCTTCCCCGCCGGAGATTCTGCGtctccgcggcggcgggtgcggggTTCGACAACGAGAATCGCGA GTATGTGATCGTGGGTGGAGGCAACGCGGCCGGTTACGCGGCGAGGACGTTCGTCGAGCACGGCATGGCTGATGGCCGCCTTTGCATCGTCTCCAAGGAG GCGTATCCGCCATATGAGCGACCAGCACTGACAAAGGGCTATCTTTTCCCTCCAGACAAGAAGCCTGCTCGTCTACCT GGCTTTCATACCTGTGTTGGATCAGGTGGGCAGAGGCAGACTGCTGAATGGTACAAGGAGAACGGCATAGAG GTATTGTATGAGGATCCAGTTGTAGCGTTTGATGGCAAAACACATACCTTAAAAACTTCATCAGGGAAAATTCTGAAGTATGGGTCACTTATTATTTCTACTGGCTGTGAAGCTTCAAG GTTACCTGCTAAGATTGGAGGAAATTTGCCTGGAGTTCACTATATACGTGATGTTGCTGATGCGGATTCTCTAGTATCTTCATTG GGAAAAGCAAAGAAAATTGTTGTTATTGGTGGGGGCTATATTGGCATGgaggtagcagcagcagcttgtgGCTGGAATCTCGACACAACT ATTATATTCCCAGAGGACCACATTATGCCAAGACTCTTTACACCTTCCCTTGCTAAGAAGTATGAGGAACTGTATCAGCAAAATGGTGTCAAATTCATTAAG GGAGCTCTTATTGATAAACTTGAAGCTGGCTCTGATGGTAGGGTGTCATCTGCAGTACTTGAAGATGGATCTGTAGTTGAAGCTGATACA GTTATTGTTGGTATAGGAGCAAGACCAGTTATTGGCCCATTTGAAGCTGTTGGGGTCAACACTAAAGTTGGTGGAATAGAG GTTGATTCCTTGTTTAGAACTAGTATACCTGGTATCTTTGCTATTGGAGATGTAGCAGCTTTTCCCCTCAAG ATGTATGATAGAATGACTCGAGTTGAGCATGTGGATCATGCTCGGAAGTCTGCACACCACTGTGTTGAAGCACTCCTAACATCACACACAAAGCC GTATGACTACCTTCCATATTTCTATTCAAGAGTTTTTGAGTACGAAGGAAGTTCAAGGAAAATTTGGTGGCAATTTTACGGTGATAATG TTGGCGAAACAATTGAAGTGGGAAGCTTTGAACCAAAGATTGCTACCTTCTGGATTGACTCTG ATAGTCGACTGAAGGGTGTTTTCCTTGAGAGTGGTAGCTCAGAG GAATTTTCGCTTCTTCCTCAACTCGCTAAGTCTCAGCCCGTTGTAGACAAAGCTAAGCTCAAAAGTGCAACCTCTGTCGAGGATGCCTTAGAGATCGCAAGAAGCTCTCTCCACTCTGGTTCTTCTGTTTAG
- the LOC4344670 gene encoding monodehydroascorbate reductase (NADH) 5, chloroplastic isoform 1 (isoform 1 is encoded by transcript variant 1) produces the protein MTSALRRKAAEMASTAAAASSQGCISWALRQRGLGGGGARAVPVLPRRRFCVSAAAGAGFDNENREYVIVGGGNAAGYAARTFVEHGMADGRLCIVSKEAYPPYERPALTKGYLFPPDKKPARLPGFHTCVGSGGQRQTAEWYKENGIEVLYEDPVVAFDGKTHTLKTSSGKILKYGSLIISTGCEASRLPAKIGGNLPGVHYIRDVADADSLVSSLGKAKKIVVIGGGYIGMEVAAAACGWNLDTTIIFPEDHIMPRLFTPSLAKKYEELYQQNGVKFIKGALIDKLEAGSDGRVSSAVLEDGSVVEADTVIVGIGARPVIGPFEAVGVNTKVGGIEVDSLFRTSIPGIFAIGDVAAFPLKMYDRMTRVEHVDHARKSAHHCVEALLTSHTKPYDYLPYFYSRVFEYEGSSRKIWWQFYGDNVGETIEVGSFEPKIATFWIDSDSRLKGVFLESGSSEEFSLLPQLAKSQPVVDKAKLKSATSVEDALEIARSSLHSGSSV, from the exons ATGACCTCAg CTCtccggcggaaggcggcggagatggcttccacggccgcggcggcgtcgtcgcagGGGTGCATCTCGTGGGCGCTGCGGCAGCGTGggcttggtggtggtggtgcgcggGCTGTCCCGGTGCTTCCCCGCCGGAGATTCTGCGtctccgcggcggcgggtgcggggTTCGACAACGAGAATCGCGA GTATGTGATCGTGGGTGGAGGCAACGCGGCCGGTTACGCGGCGAGGACGTTCGTCGAGCACGGCATGGCTGATGGCCGCCTTTGCATCGTCTCCAAGGAG GCGTATCCGCCATATGAGCGACCAGCACTGACAAAGGGCTATCTTTTCCCTCCAGACAAGAAGCCTGCTCGTCTACCT GGCTTTCATACCTGTGTTGGATCAGGTGGGCAGAGGCAGACTGCTGAATGGTACAAGGAGAACGGCATAGAG GTATTGTATGAGGATCCAGTTGTAGCGTTTGATGGCAAAACACATACCTTAAAAACTTCATCAGGGAAAATTCTGAAGTATGGGTCACTTATTATTTCTACTGGCTGTGAAGCTTCAAG GTTACCTGCTAAGATTGGAGGAAATTTGCCTGGAGTTCACTATATACGTGATGTTGCTGATGCGGATTCTCTAGTATCTTCATTG GGAAAAGCAAAGAAAATTGTTGTTATTGGTGGGGGCTATATTGGCATGgaggtagcagcagcagcttgtgGCTGGAATCTCGACACAACT ATTATATTCCCAGAGGACCACATTATGCCAAGACTCTTTACACCTTCCCTTGCTAAGAAGTATGAGGAACTGTATCAGCAAAATGGTGTCAAATTCATTAAG GGAGCTCTTATTGATAAACTTGAAGCTGGCTCTGATGGTAGGGTGTCATCTGCAGTACTTGAAGATGGATCTGTAGTTGAAGCTGATACA GTTATTGTTGGTATAGGAGCAAGACCAGTTATTGGCCCATTTGAAGCTGTTGGGGTCAACACTAAAGTTGGTGGAATAGAG GTTGATTCCTTGTTTAGAACTAGTATACCTGGTATCTTTGCTATTGGAGATGTAGCAGCTTTTCCCCTCAAG ATGTATGATAGAATGACTCGAGTTGAGCATGTGGATCATGCTCGGAAGTCTGCACACCACTGTGTTGAAGCACTCCTAACATCACACACAAAGCC GTATGACTACCTTCCATATTTCTATTCAAGAGTTTTTGAGTACGAAGGAAGTTCAAGGAAAATTTGGTGGCAATTTTACGGTGATAATG TTGGCGAAACAATTGAAGTGGGAAGCTTTGAACCAAAGATTGCTACCTTCTGGATTGACTCTG ATAGTCGACTGAAGGGTGTTTTCCTTGAGAGTGGTAGCTCAGAG GAATTTTCGCTTCTTCCTCAACTCGCTAAGTCTCAGCCCGTTGTAGACAAAGCTAAGCTCAAAAGTGCAACCTCTGTCGAGGATGCCTTAGAGATCGCAAGAAGCTCTCTCCACTCTGGTTCTTCTGTTTAG